The Streptomyces sp. NBC_00569 genomic sequence TTCGACGCGACGGCGGGGCTCGCGCGCCTCGCCGACGACATCGACCGCGTCGCGACGGAGGCCGCCGAGGCGGCGGCACGCGCCGTCACCGAAGGCGTGGATTCACTGCCCGCGGCGTCCGCGCCGCTGCTGGAGGTGGGGGCCGAGGCCCACGCGGCCTGGGCTGTACGCCTGTTCGCGTCGTAGGACGCGCACAGGCGCCCCAGGGCGCCCCGTCCTCCACACAGAACGATTGGAGCAACACCATGCACCTCGACCACTCGCACGACGGCCCCGCCGCGGTCAGCGCCGACGCCCGCCGTCCCGACGGCACCCGCCGTGCCCTGCGTATCGGCCTCGGCGGGCCCGTCGGCTCCGGGAAGACGGCCACCGTCGCCGCGCTCTGCGGCGCGCTGCGCGACGAGCTGTCCCTCGCCGTCGTGACGAACGACATCTACACACGTGAGGACGCCGAGTTCCTGCTCCGCGAGGCCGTCCTGCCGCCCGAGCGCATCACCGCCGTGGAGACCGGCGCCTGCCCGCACACCGCCATCCGCGACGACATCTCCGCCAACCTGGAGGCCGTGGAGGACCTGGAGGACGAGGTCGGGCCGCTCGACCTGATCCTCGTCGAGTCCGGCGGCGACAACCTCACCGCCACGTTCTCGCGCGGTCTCGTCGACGCGCAGGTCTTCGTCATCGACGTCGCCGGCGGCGA encodes the following:
- the ureG gene encoding urease accessory protein UreG; translation: MHLDHSHDGPAAVSADARRPDGTRRALRIGLGGPVGSGKTATVAALCGALRDELSLAVVTNDIYTREDAEFLLREAVLPPERITAVETGACPHTAIRDDISANLEAVEDLEDEVGPLDLILVESGGDNLTATFSRGLVDAQVFVIDVAGGDDIPRKGGPGVTTADLLVINKTDLAPYVGSDLARMSADAKAQRAELPVVLQSLRSAEGVREVADWVRGQLTVWTA